Part of the Flagellimonas eckloniae genome, ACCAGAAACCTCTGATTCAATATCATTGAATAACTTCATGGCCTCTATAACACAAAGCACATCTCCTTGATTGATAGTACTTCCAACTTCAACAAAAACAGGTTTGTCTGGAGAAGGTTTTCTATAAAAGGTTCCTATTATTGGGGATTTTATGGTGATATATTTTGAATCATCGTTTTCTGCGGCAGCTTGCTCTGATGAAACAGGGGCAGTTTCGGCGGCTGGAACCGGTGTTGAGGCAACAGGAGCAACAGGGGCCTGAGCCATAGGAATTTGTTGTACGATAGTAGTTTCAGGAGTAACTGAATCGCCACCGGTACGAATGGTAATCTTAATATCCTCCATTTCCAACTTCACCTCGCTAGCGCCCGATTTAGCTACAAACTTGATTAAACTTTGAATTTCCTTAATATCCATGGAATATGATTTAGTTAGTTTTTGTTTTATGAATTATATGCCCATTTTAAATAAATAGACCCCCAGGTAAAACCTCCGCCAAAAGCGGCAAAAATGAGATTATCTCCTTTTTTTAGTTGCTTTTCATAGTCAAACAACAACAAAGGCAATGTTGCAGATGTGGTGTTTCCGTATTTGTGAATGTTAATCATGACCTTCTCCTTATCTACCCCCATCCTATTGGCAGTGGCATCTATTATCCGCTTATTTGCTTGATGAGGCACCAACCATTGTACGTCTTCCTTGCTCAGATTGTTACGTTCCATGATCAATGCAGAAACATCTGCCATATTGGAAACCGCAAACTTAAACACTGATTTTCCATCTTGATAAACATAGTGTTGTTTGTTCTTTACAGTTTCTTCAGATGCTGGCAAAATAGAGCCCCCGGCATCTATCTTTAAGAATTTACGTCCTATCCCATCTGTACGCAAATATTCATCCTGTAACCCCAAACCTTCATTATTGGGCTCAAATAGTGCTGCACCGGCCCCATCGCCAAAAATAATACAGGTTGTTCTGTCAGTATAATCAATTATTGAAGACATTTTATCGGCACCGATCAATAGCACCTTTTTATATCTTCCAGATTCAATATAGCTCGCTGCCGTAGACATTCCAAAAAGAAAACTGGAACATGCAGCCTGAAGATCATAGGAAAATGCGTTGACCGCACCTATCTCCGATGCAACATATGCTGCCGTGGCCGCAACCATAACATCTGGTGTTGCCGTGGCCACCAAGACAAAATCTATTTCCTTGGGGTCTACACCGCTTTTATTGATTAAATCTTCAGCGGCTTTGATTGCCATATATGAAGTTCCCTCGTTTTCTTTTTTAAGGATTCTGCGCTCCTTTATTCCAGTTCTTGAAGTGATCCATTCGTCATTGGTTTCAACCATAGTTTCCAAAACCTTGTTGGATAAAACGAAATCGGGAACATATCCTCCCACAGCTGTAATCGCTGCTGTTTGTTTTTTCATATGAGTGTCTTTTTTTGTCAAAAAAGTTAAAATTTGACCCAAAAACGGTGAAAAATAGTCATTTTCTATGACTTTTTGATTAAAAACGACTTGTTTTTAAAATTCCCCATAGTCCATAAAAAAACTCCCGTTGTTTGAAAACGGGAGTCGGTTTATTATGAAAGGTTTGCGGTTAAGCCGCAGTTTCCTCTTCTGTTTTATCTATCAAAACTTGGCCTCGGTAATATAGTTTACCTTCATGCCAATGTGCTCTGTGGTACAAATGCATTTCTCCTGTTACAGAATCCTTTGCAATTGTTGGCATTGTTGCCTTGTAGTGGGTTCTTCTTTTGTCCCTTCTGGTTTTTGATATTTTTCTTTTAGGATGTGCCATTATAAAACCTATTTATCCGTTAGTAACTTCTTTAAATCATCCCATCTGGGATCTGTATTTTCTGATTCTTCTTTGATTTCTTTTGGTTGCAATTCTTCCAACTTATCCAATATTTCTGATTGCAACGTACCATCTAATACTCCTGGGTGTATCCGTTTTTGCGGAACGGCCAAAACTAACATTTCATATATGTATTGCGAAATATTAATTTGATATTCTCCGTGGGGTATGACTAAAATTTCGTCATTCTCATCATTATATTCCTCCCCAAACTTGACCACAAGGTGCAAATCTGATGTAATGGGTTGATCAAAAGGTTCCCCTGTTAAATCCCCATCCACATTGACTGTTCCTTCTGCTTCAATGGTGAGTTCCATCATATTGTTCATTTTGTCCAATATGGCAGTAATCACTATTGAGGCACTGTTAAATTCATGGTATTCAAAAGATTCAAAGAACGTATTGTCAATCTCATACCCAAACTCATGTTTCCCTAACTTCAATCCCGAAAAAGGAATAAAAAACTCCTTCAGCTTCATCATTTCTACACTTAAGGTTTGTGTACCAGCCCTTAAAGGCGGGTGCAAAGATACTATTTATTTGGAAAACTACAATTCTATTCCAATAAATATAATGCGTCTGGACTAAGTTCTAACTTGCCCGTTTTACCTTCTGTTTTTGCAGAGGGTTTTTATTCAGTTTTATGTACTCTTCCCTATTTTTAAAAACCTTGATGGCAGTAAAAACAGCTTCTTTAAATGAGCTTTCATCTGCCTCTCCTTTTCCCGCAATCTCATAGGCCGTTCCATGATCTGGCGATGTTCTTATTTTTTCCAATCCTGCGGTGTAGTTTACTCCTTTACCAAAGGACAAGGTCTTAAAGGGAATAAGTCCTTGGTCATGATATGCTGCAAGTATGGCATCAAAACTTGAATGTGTGTTGGAACCGAAAAAACTATCTGCGGAATATGGTCCATAAACCAAGGTTCCTTGATCAAACAATTCCTGTATGGCAGGTTTTAATATCTTTTCGTCTTCCTCACCTATGGTACCGTTATCACCGCTATGCGGATTAATGCCCAATAAGGCTATTTTGGGCCTACGTATT contains:
- a CDS encoding YceD family protein, which encodes MMKLKEFFIPFSGLKLGKHEFGYEIDNTFFESFEYHEFNSASIVITAILDKMNNMMELTIEAEGTVNVDGDLTGEPFDQPITSDLHLVVKFGEEYNDENDEILVIPHGEYQINISQYIYEMLVLAVPQKRIHPGVLDGTLQSEILDKLEELQPKEIKEESENTDPRWDDLKKLLTDK
- the rpmF gene encoding 50S ribosomal protein L32, with the translated sequence MAHPKRKISKTRRDKRRTHYKATMPTIAKDSVTGEMHLYHRAHWHEGKLYYRGQVLIDKTEEETAA
- the accB gene encoding acetyl-CoA carboxylase biotin carboxyl carrier protein — translated: MDIKEIQSLIKFVAKSGASEVKLEMEDIKITIRTGGDSVTPETTIVQQIPMAQAPVAPVASTPVPAAETAPVSSEQAAAENDDSKYITIKSPIIGTFYRKPSPDKPVFVEVGSTINQGDVLCVIEAMKLFNDIESEVSGKIVKVLVDDSSPVEFDQPLFLVDPS
- a CDS encoding beta-ketoacyl-ACP synthase III yields the protein MKKQTAAITAVGGYVPDFVLSNKVLETMVETNDEWITSRTGIKERRILKKENEGTSYMAIKAAEDLINKSGVDPKEIDFVLVATATPDVMVAATAAYVASEIGAVNAFSYDLQAACSSFLFGMSTAASYIESGRYKKVLLIGADKMSSIIDYTDRTTCIIFGDGAGAALFEPNNEGLGLQDEYLRTDGIGRKFLKIDAGGSILPASEETVKNKQHYVYQDGKSVFKFAVSNMADVSALIMERNNLSKEDVQWLVPHQANKRIIDATANRMGVDKEKVMINIHKYGNTTSATLPLLLFDYEKQLKKGDNLIFAAFGGGFTWGSIYLKWAYNS